Proteins from a genomic interval of Pseudodesulfovibrio nedwellii:
- a CDS encoding class I SAM-dependent methyltransferase gives MLVTKPQNNFEPIHAMLMQSFNAKAIMSAVELKIFDLLDGSVREASSLADEMEVSIERLEPLLNVLVAADLVVKENDGYRNTPCASEFLVSSAPLYQGDSMRLTMRFNAMVEDNITELVRGGEVNMRKTDQDWGVDEGIEGTAQDAMGGPLSPVIDFTASLPGFVDFKVMGDIGGNHGMYTMGMLERNTNMHGVIFDLPPVAEKSQARCDRFGFGDRVTTQGINFLKDHLPAGEFDLILTSHVLYIFKEDLVGALERIAEGLKPGGWYVSQHYSGYAKPGYEMAKASVELLTRLCGYSSHFIEQEELTGILKNLGFEDIRCQPVSETGLGLMIAARKAV, from the coding sequence ATGCTTGTCACAAAACCTCAGAATAATTTTGAACCGATACATGCCATGCTGATGCAGTCCTTCAATGCCAAGGCGATCATGAGTGCTGTGGAGTTGAAGATTTTTGATCTGCTTGATGGTTCGGTGCGGGAAGCGTCTTCCCTTGCTGATGAAATGGAAGTCAGTATTGAAAGATTAGAGCCGCTTCTGAATGTTTTGGTAGCAGCCGATTTGGTTGTTAAAGAGAACGACGGGTATCGGAATACTCCTTGTGCTTCCGAATTCTTGGTGAGTAGTGCACCCCTGTATCAGGGGGACAGTATGCGTTTGACCATGCGTTTTAATGCGATGGTGGAGGACAATATTACGGAGCTTGTTCGCGGCGGTGAAGTTAATATGAGAAAGACTGATCAGGATTGGGGGGTCGATGAAGGCATTGAAGGGACGGCGCAGGATGCCATGGGTGGGCCTTTGTCACCTGTAATTGATTTTACGGCTTCTTTGCCTGGATTCGTCGATTTTAAAGTCATGGGTGATATCGGTGGTAATCACGGTATGTATACCATGGGAATGTTGGAGCGAAATACGAATATGCATGGGGTCATTTTTGATTTACCTCCTGTAGCCGAGAAGTCGCAGGCCCGATGCGACCGGTTCGGTTTTGGTGATCGTGTTACCACGCAGGGAATAAATTTTTTAAAGGATCATTTGCCTGCCGGTGAATTTGATTTGATCCTCACCTCGCATGTCCTGTATATTTTTAAAGAGGATCTTGTTGGTGCATTGGAAAGAATTGCCGAAGGCTTGAAGCCGGGGGGCTGGTATGTCTCTCAGCATTATTCTGGATATGCCAAGCCTGGGTATGAAATGGCCAAGGCGTCAGTCGAGTTACTGACGCGTTTGTGCGGCTATTCTTCTCATTTTATTGAGCAGGAAGAGTTGACCGGAATCCTTAAAAATCTCGGTTTTGAGGACATTCGGTGCCAGCCGGTTTCCGAGACTGGTCTCGGGTTGATGATCGCTGCGCGAAAAGCCGTGTAA
- a CDS encoding ABC transporter ATP-binding protein: protein MTNDLSVRNMIKRFGDFAAVDDVTFDVPTGSFFSILGPSGCGKTTLLRMIAGFEGPTSGAIEIRGKDMLDVPPNLRPVNLVFQHLALFPMMDVAGNIAFGLKRRGVGAAEIKQKTETMLDRVGLPGFGSKQISQLSGGQKQRVAIARCLVLEPSVLLLDEPLGALDLKLREQMKVELKKLQAKVGTTFIYITHDQSEALVMSDHVAVMNKGRFEQVGTPQELYGKPATPFVAKFVGDNNIWSGHVTQQIDGHVLISTDEGYSFRTKSHGLCGVGKRVDLFLRPEAIRIEPRNKDGLNTFNVIVKSILFDGANSRLLTVTKEDHELLVTLPQNRKFDYIEPGNEIAIGWHPESGICFEAEA, encoded by the coding sequence ATGACCAACGACCTATCCGTTCGCAATATGATAAAACGGTTTGGCGATTTCGCCGCTGTTGATGATGTGACTTTTGATGTCCCTACCGGTTCTTTTTTTTCTATTCTCGGGCCGTCCGGTTGCGGCAAGACAACACTTTTGCGCATGATTGCAGGTTTTGAAGGCCCCACGTCCGGTGCGATTGAGATTCGCGGGAAGGATATGCTCGATGTGCCGCCAAATTTGCGGCCGGTCAACCTCGTGTTTCAACATCTCGCTTTGTTCCCCATGATGGATGTGGCCGGGAATATAGCATTTGGGCTTAAACGGCGGGGTGTTGGTGCTGCTGAAATCAAACAGAAAACCGAAACCATGCTTGACCGTGTTGGCCTGCCGGGGTTCGGTAGTAAGCAGATCAGTCAGCTTTCCGGTGGACAAAAACAGCGGGTGGCCATTGCTCGGTGTTTGGTGTTGGAACCCTCGGTGCTCCTTCTTGACGAACCGCTTGGTGCGCTTGATCTTAAACTTCGCGAACAGATGAAAGTGGAGTTGAAGAAGTTGCAGGCCAAGGTTGGGACGACTTTTATTTACATCACCCACGATCAGTCCGAAGCCCTTGTCATGTCCGATCATGTGGCCGTGATGAATAAAGGTCGATTTGAACAGGTGGGGACGCCTCAGGAACTCTACGGTAAACCAGCAACGCCATTCGTGGCAAAGTTTGTCGGGGACAATAATATCTGGAGTGGGCATGTGACCCAGCAGATTGACGGACATGTGCTCATTTCTACGGATGAAGGTTATTCCTTCCGTACGAAGTCGCATGGTTTGTGTGGCGTTGGAAAGAGAGTGGACCTGTTCCTTAGACCCGAAGCAATACGTATTGAACCTCGGAATAAGGACGGTTTGAATACGTTTAACGTGATAGTGAAAAGCATTTTGTTTGATGGGGCCAACAGTCGACTTTTGACCGTCACCAAAGAAGACCATGAACTGTTGGTCACGCTCCCTCAGAATCGTAAATTCGACTATATTGAACCGGGGAATGAAATTGCCATTGGCTGGCATCCTGAGTCCGGTATCTGTTTTGAGGCGGAGGCGTAG
- a CDS encoding HAMP domain-containing sensor histidine kinase gives MSSKQLTPLGRKIVAAILGTTCIALVLAFVLNLMPIVLQFRQAAVSRTLAQAELMAASLVAAVDFDDAAAAQESLETLTLIPDVMGAAVYVTSDIPFACYGQTPQRIETVKKVELGLSSLTVAMPISSDMSGGVLLISLSLEEQWSMMRGYLLVAIFSCPVILFCCYRVAILFRRRLGDPLEQMTDAVREISLNKDYSRRVDYDSDDEIGVLVAEFNSMLSKIQSRDQQLSHHQEVLEETVEERTMQLKRNELELLQNNRLLLSEIKKRAQAEMIREEVERINRHDLKSGLSLVIGYPELLLSEGELNSRQEKHIKRVRAAGYRMLDMIRNQLNIFKMEKGIYSLSRRSVDLVEIMCGLEEEFRPMLESMGIAIEMQLNGQDVEGREVFVVPGEGPLLRAMFRNLIQNGIEASRRGDHVSVDLSDSEGKSVVIANSQTVHEDVRRRFFDKYVTHGKENGTGLGTYFAALIARTHGADISMKTQPDRGTQITILFRSHLQNVETPQNLPV, from the coding sequence ATGAGCAGTAAACAGCTGACCCCGCTTGGACGGAAAATAGTTGCGGCTATCCTTGGCACTACATGCATCGCGTTGGTATTGGCTTTCGTTTTGAATCTCATGCCCATAGTTTTGCAGTTTCGGCAGGCGGCTGTCAGCAGAACTTTGGCACAGGCCGAGTTGATGGCTGCGTCGTTGGTCGCTGCCGTTGATTTTGACGATGCTGCTGCCGCACAGGAGAGCCTTGAAACTCTGACTCTTATTCCCGATGTTATGGGAGCTGCCGTGTATGTGACCAGCGATATCCCTTTTGCTTGCTACGGTCAGACTCCGCAACGGATTGAAACTGTTAAGAAGGTTGAGCTGGGGCTTTCTTCTTTGACTGTAGCAATGCCCATATCCTCTGATATGTCGGGCGGTGTACTTCTCATCTCGCTGTCTTTGGAAGAACAATGGAGTATGATGCGAGGTTATCTCCTCGTTGCCATTTTTTCTTGTCCGGTGATTTTGTTTTGTTGCTACAGAGTTGCCATTCTGTTTCGTCGCAGACTCGGTGATCCGCTGGAGCAAATGACCGATGCTGTACGCGAAATATCTTTGAACAAGGATTATTCCCGGCGTGTCGATTATGACAGCGACGACGAAATTGGTGTGCTCGTTGCTGAATTCAATTCCATGTTGAGCAAGATTCAGAGTCGTGATCAACAATTGAGTCATCATCAGGAAGTGCTGGAAGAAACCGTTGAAGAACGGACTATGCAATTGAAACGCAATGAGCTTGAATTGTTGCAGAATAACCGCCTACTCCTTTCGGAGATCAAGAAGCGTGCTCAAGCCGAGATGATCCGGGAGGAAGTGGAACGCATCAATCGTCATGATTTAAAATCTGGTTTGAGTCTTGTTATCGGGTATCCTGAGCTGCTTTTGAGCGAAGGGGAACTCAACTCTCGCCAGGAGAAACACATCAAACGGGTTCGTGCCGCCGGATACCGAATGCTCGACATGATTCGGAACCAGCTCAATATTTTCAAAATGGAAAAGGGTATTTATTCCCTGAGTCGAAGGTCGGTCGATCTCGTGGAAATCATGTGTGGTCTTGAGGAAGAATTTCGTCCAATGCTCGAGAGTATGGGAATAGCCATAGAAATGCAGTTGAATGGTCAGGACGTTGAAGGACGTGAAGTTTTTGTCGTTCCAGGAGAAGGACCTCTGTTACGCGCCATGTTCAGAAATTTGATACAGAATGGTATTGAGGCATCTCGTCGAGGTGATCATGTGTCTGTGGATTTATCAGATAGTGAGGGGAAAAGCGTCGTTATTGCCAACTCGCAAACGGTTCATGAAGATGTGCGGAGGCGGTTTTTTGATAAATATGTGACGCATGGCAAGGAAAATGGAACCGGTCTTGGGACGTATTTTGCGGCACTTATTGCGCGGACGCATGGAGCAGATATTTCCATGAAGACGCAACCTGACAGAGGGACACAGATTACAATACTGTTCAGGAGTCATCTCCAAAACGTTGAAACTCCGCAAAATTTACCTGTATGA
- a CDS encoding FecCD family ABC transporter permease produces the protein MHFSDGQIPAEYRRYIGWKTTFLITSMGLLAITLVIAISLGAAKIPLTDVIASLLDFPVSRRVDVIVWNIRLPQALAAVVAGAGLSISGTAMQSILRNPLGSPFTLGISHAAAFGAAFSVMMLGGGVMTSTNAGAVNITSPYMTTAAAFIASLIAAGVIVGISRTRGATPEVMVLTGVALGALFTAGTMFLQFFADDIQLAAMVFWTFGDTARASWSELGVITAVVTVSSLYFLTNSWNYNAIDAGDETAKGLGVRVERVRLIGMLLASLVTATIIAFLGIIGFVGLVVPHMARRIIGSDHRFLLPASILGGSLLLLISDTAARLMLAPHILPVSVLTAFMGAPIFIYLIIRGQRR, from the coding sequence ATGCACTTCTCTGACGGACAAATTCCTGCCGAATATCGTCGATATATCGGCTGGAAGACCACGTTCCTGATCACCTCCATGGGACTTTTGGCGATCACTCTGGTGATCGCCATCTCCCTGGGAGCAGCGAAAATCCCCCTGACCGACGTCATAGCTTCACTACTGGACTTCCCGGTTTCAAGACGCGTGGATGTCATCGTCTGGAATATCCGCCTGCCCCAAGCGCTCGCGGCCGTCGTAGCCGGAGCCGGACTCTCAATATCCGGCACTGCCATGCAATCCATTCTACGAAATCCGTTAGGGTCACCATTCACGCTCGGCATTTCTCATGCTGCCGCATTTGGAGCGGCTTTTTCTGTCATGATGTTGGGCGGTGGCGTCATGACTTCCACCAATGCGGGTGCTGTCAACATTACCAGCCCGTATATGACTACTGCGGCGGCCTTCATCGCCAGTCTCATCGCAGCCGGCGTCATCGTGGGCATTTCGCGCACACGCGGTGCAACACCTGAGGTCATGGTTTTGACCGGTGTGGCTCTCGGAGCACTCTTCACGGCCGGAACCATGTTTCTACAATTCTTCGCTGATGATATCCAACTGGCTGCCATGGTCTTCTGGACCTTTGGCGACACTGCTCGTGCATCCTGGTCTGAGTTGGGAGTCATCACGGCAGTCGTTACCGTGTCATCACTTTATTTCCTCACCAACAGTTGGAACTACAACGCCATCGATGCAGGAGATGAAACCGCCAAGGGACTCGGAGTCCGTGTGGAACGGGTCCGTTTGATCGGCATGTTACTGGCATCCTTGGTAACAGCGACGATTATCGCGTTTCTCGGTATTATCGGATTCGTCGGTTTGGTTGTGCCGCACATGGCCCGCCGAATTATCGGCTCGGACCACCGATTCCTTTTGCCCGCGTCCATTCTGGGCGGCAGTCTCCTGCTGCTCATTTCAGATACAGCGGCTCGCCTTATGCTGGCTCCGCACATCCTGCCGGTTTCCGTGCTCACGGCCTTCATGGGCGCGCCAATCTTTATTTATCTCATAATACGGGGGCAACGCCGATGA
- a CDS encoding ABC transporter permease, with translation MQRSRLVFWIFFAPVIMWLLLLIVLPHLDLLTMSFRGEDDYGNTVWTIQNYMNFFTEPVYWLTFVRTALYAIITTFITFLLAMPVSFYIAKLARTRVQGALMILLLLPFWVSELVRIYGWMILLRESGVLNFFMLKLGVIDTPIEMLYNDATMIMGLVYTSMLFMVVPLISVMDSLDDSLIEAAHDLGAGPLTIWRTIIIPHCKPGITSGSIVVFMLALGNYLTPNLMGGKNSLWFTEQIYNQFIASFNWNQGSAFGFLLLILSSLIIWVGLKLTRQKLGEVAS, from the coding sequence ATGCAACGCTCCCGTCTGGTTTTTTGGATTTTTTTTGCACCGGTCATTATGTGGTTGTTGCTGCTGATCGTTTTGCCGCATCTTGATCTCCTGACTATGAGCTTCAGGGGGGAAGATGATTATGGTAATACGGTCTGGACAATACAGAATTATATGAATTTTTTTACAGAGCCGGTCTATTGGCTGACTTTTGTCCGCACTGCGCTCTATGCGATTATCACCACATTCATCACTTTTTTGCTTGCCATGCCGGTTTCTTTCTATATAGCCAAGCTGGCAAGGACGCGGGTGCAGGGTGCACTCATGATTCTGCTGCTGCTCCCGTTTTGGGTCAGCGAGCTTGTGCGTATTTATGGCTGGATGATTCTGCTACGGGAGTCCGGGGTGCTGAATTTTTTCATGCTCAAATTGGGTGTTATCGATACACCCATCGAAATGCTCTATAATGATGCGACAATGATCATGGGACTGGTTTACACTTCTATGTTGTTCATGGTCGTACCATTAATTTCGGTCATGGATAGCTTGGACGACAGTCTCATTGAAGCCGCACATGATCTTGGAGCAGGGCCTCTCACCATTTGGCGGACCATTATCATCCCGCATTGCAAGCCTGGTATTACATCTGGTTCCATCGTGGTTTTCATGTTGGCATTGGGTAACTATCTGACACCGAATCTCATGGGCGGCAAAAATTCGCTCTGGTTTACCGAACAGATTTATAATCAATTTATTGCCAGCTTCAACTGGAATCAGGGTTCGGCTTTTGGCTTCCTGTTGCTCATCCTCAGTTCGCTTATTATTTGGGTGGGGCTGAAGCTTACGCGCCAGAAGCTTGGGGAGGTGGCGTCATGA
- a CDS encoding ABC transporter ATP-binding protein yields the protein MILSISDVEFTYGATPVLSDVNFQLDGGELLAILGPNGVGKTTLLKCINAIHRPSAGAVMVEGRDILTMPPHEIALGVGYVAQQSEAARMTVFDAILMGRKPHIQWRPSDNDLKIVDSAINRLNLKGLTLRHIDCLSGGELQKVAIARAMVQEPKLMLLDEPTSSLDLKSQVDILTMLRRVVDEHRISAIMTMHDLNTALRYADKVLFLKDGRIHSTGPACAVTADVVEEVYDLPVHIHTIQGHPMIVPAI from the coding sequence ATGATCCTCTCTATCTCCGACGTTGAATTTACCTATGGAGCGACTCCGGTCCTTTCCGATGTAAACTTCCAACTCGACGGTGGCGAACTACTCGCAATCCTCGGTCCTAATGGTGTCGGCAAGACAACACTGCTAAAATGTATCAATGCCATCCACCGTCCATCCGCAGGCGCGGTCATGGTCGAAGGACGAGATATTCTGACCATGCCGCCCCACGAAATAGCTCTGGGTGTCGGCTATGTTGCCCAACAAAGCGAAGCCGCCCGCATGACGGTTTTTGATGCAATATTGATGGGACGAAAACCCCATATTCAATGGCGTCCCTCAGATAACGACCTGAAAATCGTAGATTCAGCCATCAATCGACTCAACCTGAAAGGGCTGACTCTGCGCCATATTGACTGCCTAAGCGGAGGCGAATTGCAAAAAGTTGCCATTGCACGCGCCATGGTTCAGGAACCAAAGTTGATGCTCCTTGATGAACCGACAAGTTCCCTTGACCTCAAAAGTCAGGTCGACATCCTAACAATGCTCCGCCGCGTGGTCGATGAACACCGTATCAGTGCTATCATGACCATGCACGACCTCAACACGGCCCTTCGCTATGCGGATAAAGTCCTCTTTCTCAAAGATGGCCGCATTCATTCAACCGGTCCGGCCTGCGCAGTCACCGCCGATGTTGTGGAAGAGGTCTATGACCTTCCGGTCCACATTCATACAATACAGGGGCATCCCATGATCGTCCCTGCCATTTGA
- a CDS encoding MarR family winged helix-turn-helix transcriptional regulator, whose product MRTFEEMMPMLRQFSRAMTKHSLVDRKSYDFGVGMSLHSAEIHMVTTVNMHDGTGVTELAEELGTTKGAVSQLVGKLVKKRLLMKEADPEHGARVIIRTTDLGKTASDNHMAFHREHDRDFVEYMSQLDDVSYETIRDFGKQMNLWMDNYLK is encoded by the coding sequence ATGAGAACTTTTGAAGAGATGATGCCGATGCTCAGGCAATTCAGTCGAGCCATGACAAAACATTCCCTTGTTGACAGGAAATCGTATGATTTTGGTGTGGGTATGTCGCTGCATTCAGCAGAAATTCACATGGTTACCACGGTAAATATGCATGATGGCACAGGAGTGACCGAATTGGCCGAAGAGCTTGGCACCACCAAGGGGGCTGTCTCTCAATTGGTCGGCAAGCTTGTAAAAAAAAGGTTGCTCATGAAAGAGGCCGACCCCGAACATGGAGCGCGAGTGATTATCAGGACAACAGATCTTGGAAAGACGGCCAGTGATAATCATATGGCCTTTCATCGAGAGCATGATCGGGATTTTGTGGAGTATATGAGCCAACTCGATGACGTTTCATACGAGACGATTCGCGATTTTGGCAAACAGATGAATTTGTGGATGGACAACTATTTGAAATAA
- a CDS encoding ABC transporter permease, with product MIRSLPRSRNYNWSFNLFIIAYFVFLFAPLLVTCVLAFNDSNYPSLPWQGFSLDWFVSSGPERVGLFFDDQNLRSILTSFQTAFFVAILSVVVGTCASFLFEKEDFRFKGVLYFLMLAPLVIPGVILGISLLLAANTAGTFFDETFGLDFDLFRPSFWLVVLGQFSFISTFVTLVVSARLRKFDKSLEEAALNLGATQLSVIWYITLKFLRPAIIGAGAVAFLMSFENFNTTLFLVGSEPTLPINLYLQVRDGSTPVINAISLMLIVGTSLLAMVNLYFTKKEE from the coding sequence ATGATTCGCTCCTTGCCCAGAAGTCGGAACTACAACTGGTCGTTTAATCTGTTCATTATCGCGTATTTCGTCTTCTTGTTTGCGCCACTCCTTGTCACCTGCGTACTGGCGTTCAACGATTCCAATTATCCGTCCTTGCCGTGGCAAGGTTTTAGTCTTGACTGGTTCGTCTCTTCTGGGCCAGAAAGAGTCGGTCTTTTTTTTGATGATCAGAATTTGCGTTCCATTTTGACAAGTTTTCAGACCGCCTTTTTTGTTGCTATTCTCAGCGTGGTGGTCGGTACCTGTGCGAGCTTTCTGTTTGAAAAAGAGGACTTTCGTTTTAAGGGTGTACTCTATTTTCTCATGCTTGCCCCGTTGGTTATTCCGGGCGTTATTCTTGGAATTTCTCTGCTCCTTGCGGCCAATACGGCCGGGACGTTTTTTGATGAGACGTTCGGGCTGGATTTTGACCTCTTTCGTCCCAGTTTTTGGCTGGTCGTACTTGGGCAGTTCTCATTTATTTCAACCTTTGTGACGCTCGTTGTCTCGGCACGATTGCGTAAGTTTGACAAGTCGCTGGAGGAAGCCGCTCTGAATTTGGGAGCCACTCAACTCAGCGTCATCTGGTATATTACTTTGAAATTCCTGCGTCCGGCCATTATCGGCGCGGGAGCCGTGGCCTTTCTCATGAGTTTCGAGAACTTCAATACCACGTTGTTTCTCGTTGGTTCGGAACCGACCCTGCCCATCAATCTCTATTTGCAGGTTCGAGATGGTAGCACGCCGGTTATTAATGCGATATCCTTGATGCTCATAGTTGGTACGTCGTTGTTGGCCATGGTCAACCTCTATTTCACGAAGAAGGAAGAGTAA
- a CDS encoding extracellular solute-binding protein → MKKIIVFALLAMFAFAGTAHAETLKLLTWKGYAPQKLIDTFEKETGIKVEVTFSNNEEMIAKLRATRGAGFDLAQPSQDRISSVQEKFKLYQPLDYSKIDAALFIPSMLDAVKKNTLVGGKSHAVPFCWGTSGLIVNSDKAPEATSFKALIDSKYEGRVSYRLKRPTLIAMGFALGYDPFSLYGDVTAYKAMLDKIAQTLIDAKPVVKNYWANGDSLLESMRSEEVFVAMAWDAGGWKLHLDNKAIDFKAPSEGALGWIDTFAIPAKAKNIDAAYKWINFIMKPENAGYFSSQEKYATASQGALKFTDKAVADNFARSFPQATIDNIKWYPPVPAKLESIEGKILDKIKAAN, encoded by the coding sequence GTGAAGAAGATTATCGTGTTCGCTCTTCTGGCAATGTTTGCCTTTGCCGGGACAGCCCATGCGGAAACGCTGAAATTGCTGACGTGGAAAGGGTATGCCCCTCAGAAGTTGATTGATACTTTTGAAAAGGAAACCGGAATCAAGGTTGAAGTCACTTTTTCCAACAACGAAGAGATGATCGCCAAGTTGCGTGCTACACGCGGTGCTGGTTTTGATCTGGCGCAGCCTTCTCAGGATCGTATTTCCTCCGTGCAGGAAAAATTCAAGCTGTACCAACCGCTTGATTATTCGAAGATTGACGCCGCGCTGTTCATTCCGTCCATGTTGGACGCAGTGAAGAAGAACACTTTGGTTGGCGGTAAGTCTCACGCTGTCCCGTTCTGTTGGGGAACCTCCGGCCTGATCGTCAACAGTGACAAGGCTCCAGAGGCAACTTCCTTCAAGGCGTTGATTGATTCCAAATATGAAGGTCGCGTCAGCTACCGTCTGAAGAGACCTACTTTGATCGCCATGGGTTTTGCCCTCGGCTATGATCCTTTCTCTCTGTATGGTGATGTCACAGCCTACAAGGCCATGCTCGACAAAATCGCTCAGACCCTGATTGATGCCAAGCCTGTTGTGAAGAATTACTGGGCCAATGGTGATTCTTTGCTTGAATCCATGCGTTCCGAAGAAGTTTTCGTGGCCATGGCTTGGGATGCAGGCGGATGGAAGCTGCATCTCGATAACAAGGCAATTGATTTCAAGGCTCCTTCCGAGGGCGCATTGGGTTGGATCGACACCTTCGCCATTCCTGCCAAGGCCAAGAATATTGACGCTGCTTACAAGTGGATCAACTTTATCATGAAGCCTGAAAACGCTGGTTATTTTTCCTCTCAGGAAAAGTACGCCACTGCTTCTCAGGGCGCACTGAAGTTCACTGACAAGGCTGTGGCTGATAACTTTGCTCGTTCCTTCCCGCAGGCTACCATTGATAATATCAAGTGGTACCCGCCGGTCCCGGCCAAGCTGGAAAGCATCGAAGGCAAGATTTTGGATAAGATCAAGGCTGCCAACTAG
- a CDS encoding glycerophosphodiester phosphodiesterase, whose product MFFDFLPGVGHVGAHRGARTLAPENTMLAAELAVKMGANFWELDVNKVADGTLMVFHDDVLSRTTDVASNAGFTGIAPWATHEYSCKELQQLDAGSWFIEEDPYGTIASGEVSSATLDKMVGLQIPTLREALEFSRRHDLPVNVEIKDQLQSPGDLSIVDDVLKMAHETETEDLILLSSFNHDYLTRMHYLAPNMPLAVLAEKKHPDDIPGYLKLLGATGYHPAKDIIDPELVRDLASRGIKVNPYTVNDMDQAVSLINAGCFGIITDFVHKLRHRLSTQSSR is encoded by the coding sequence GTGTTTTTCGATTTTTTACCCGGAGTAGGGCACGTCGGTGCTCATCGAGGCGCACGTACTCTTGCGCCTGAGAACACCATGCTTGCGGCTGAGTTGGCTGTGAAGATGGGTGCTAATTTTTGGGAACTTGACGTTAATAAGGTGGCAGATGGGACACTTATGGTGTTCCATGACGACGTTTTGTCACGCACCACGGATGTTGCCTCGAATGCTGGCTTTACTGGGATTGCGCCATGGGCGACGCATGAATATTCTTGTAAAGAATTGCAACAACTTGATGCCGGGTCCTGGTTTATCGAGGAAGATCCTTATGGTACCATTGCCAGTGGAGAAGTTTCATCCGCAACTCTTGACAAGATGGTTGGTCTGCAGATTCCCACACTTAGGGAAGCATTGGAATTTTCTCGTAGACACGACCTCCCTGTGAACGTTGAAATTAAGGATCAGCTTCAGTCTCCGGGCGATCTGTCCATTGTTGATGATGTTTTAAAAATGGCGCATGAGACAGAAACTGAAGATCTTATCCTGCTTTCTTCCTTCAATCATGACTATTTGACTCGGATGCATTATCTTGCCCCGAATATGCCATTAGCAGTTCTGGCTGAAAAAAAGCATCCAGACGATATCCCGGGATATCTCAAGCTCCTTGGGGCGACTGGCTATCATCCGGCCAAGGATATTATTGATCCAGAGCTGGTGAGAGACCTTGCTAGTCGGGGTATCAAGGTCAACCCGTATACCGTGAACGACATGGACCAAGCTGTATCACTGATTAATGCCGGTTGTTTCGGGATTATTACGGACTTTGTTCATAAGCTTCGTCATCGGCTTTCAACGCAATCATCGCGCTAA
- a CDS encoding FmdE family protein, with product MSCNFTPDTIDKTIEFHGHSCPGLAVGIRAAELALRELGDSPDVDMVAVSETDMCGVDAIQFLTTCTYGKGNFLHRDHGKMAFSFYDRNNGKGFRAFIKPGIKDEIDNELAVLMRKDSDGTITSAEKDRIAALRKMLQELFMALELDDMFVITQPKEPVPTPARILESLVCECCNESIMESRTRRMGGKTLCIPCFNAREQKI from the coding sequence ATGTCCTGTAATTTTACACCTGATACCATTGATAAAACTATAGAATTTCACGGGCACAGCTGCCCAGGGCTTGCCGTTGGCATCCGTGCTGCAGAACTTGCTCTACGCGAGCTGGGCGATTCCCCTGATGTCGACATGGTAGCTGTTTCCGAAACCGACATGTGTGGCGTGGATGCAATCCAATTCCTTACCACCTGCACGTACGGCAAAGGGAATTTCCTCCACCGCGATCACGGAAAGATGGCTTTTTCATTCTATGACAGGAACAACGGAAAAGGCTTCCGAGCTTTCATCAAACCCGGGATCAAAGATGAAATAGACAACGAACTCGCAGTTCTCATGCGCAAAGACAGCGATGGCACAATCACCTCCGCCGAAAAAGATCGTATAGCGGCCCTCCGCAAAATGTTGCAGGAACTGTTTATGGCACTGGAATTAGATGACATGTTCGTCATCACTCAGCCCAAAGAGCCTGTCCCGACTCCTGCTCGAATTCTGGAAAGTCTGGTTTGTGAGTGCTGCAACGAATCCATCATGGAGTCCCGCACACGCCGAATGGGTGGCAAGACCCTCTGCATCCCCTGCTTTAATGCAAGGGAGCAGAAAATCTAA